A window of Sporohalobacter salinus contains these coding sequences:
- the glmS gene encoding glutamine--fructose-6-phosphate transaminase (isomerizing) has protein sequence MCGIVGYIGDKKASSILIDGLNKLEYRGYDSAGIALCHQDQVEVCKQVGKLNNLEELVDEKKPQGRMGIGHTRWATHGKPSTPNSHPHTGCEDEFVVVHNGIIENYLSLKEELLSQGHNFSSETDTEALAHLLEENYEGDLEKTVRRVTAKLEGSYAFVVMTVNEPDKLIAVRKDSPLIIGIGDGEYFVASDIPAILSHTDEVYILDDGEMGVVTKDGVDLSTIDGEPINKDIFTVDWDPGMAEKAGYDHFMIKEIHEQPESLRRAISGRLSIDNQQVILEELDLSPEELKGYERIYIVACGTAYHSGLVAKYLIEDLVKISVEVDIASEFRYRDPLVSEDTLVIVVSQSGETADTLAAVREAQDKGARVLAISNVVGSTIPREADDVIYIHAGPEIAVASTKAYINMLMVFYLLSIHLAQIKESISQEKATDLIASLKNIPNQVAQIIKDSEKVFEEFASEYAKHENAFFIGRGLDYAVALEGALKLKEISYLHAESYPAGELKHGTLALIEDNVPVVALATQKSVLDKTLSNIQEVQARGASVTGVVLNKKEEVVDALDHVIEIPETEEVLTSILTVVPLQLLAYYVAVEKGCDVDQPRNLAKSVTVE, from the coding sequence ATGTGTGGAATCGTCGGTTATATTGGAGATAAAAAAGCAAGTTCCATTTTGATAGATGGCTTAAATAAATTGGAATATCGTGGTTATGATTCGGCTGGTATTGCTCTTTGTCATCAAGACCAGGTTGAAGTTTGTAAGCAAGTAGGAAAGTTGAATAATTTAGAAGAGCTAGTTGATGAGAAGAAGCCGCAGGGAAGAATGGGCATTGGTCATACCCGTTGGGCAACTCATGGAAAACCTTCAACTCCTAATTCCCATCCCCATACTGGATGTGAGGATGAATTTGTGGTAGTTCATAACGGGATTATTGAAAATTACCTTTCTCTTAAGGAAGAGTTATTGAGTCAGGGGCATAATTTCAGTTCGGAAACTGATACTGAGGCGTTAGCCCATCTGTTAGAAGAAAATTATGAAGGTGATTTAGAAAAAACAGTACGGAGAGTAACTGCTAAGTTAGAAGGATCTTATGCTTTTGTAGTTATGACTGTTAATGAGCCTGATAAATTAATTGCAGTACGTAAAGATAGTCCTTTAATTATAGGAATTGGCGATGGAGAATATTTTGTTGCTTCGGATATTCCGGCTATTTTAAGTCATACGGATGAGGTATATATCTTGGATGATGGAGAGATGGGAGTTGTTACAAAAGATGGAGTTGATCTTTCTACCATTGACGGCGAGCCTATAAATAAAGATATTTTTACTGTTGATTGGGATCCAGGAATGGCTGAAAAGGCTGGTTATGATCATTTTATGATAAAAGAGATTCATGAACAACCTGAATCTTTACGTAGGGCAATTAGCGGGAGATTAAGTATTGATAATCAGCAGGTGATTTTAGAAGAGTTAGATTTATCACCAGAGGAACTTAAGGGTTATGAAAGAATTTATATTGTAGCCTGTGGTACAGCTTACCACTCTGGTTTAGTAGCTAAATATTTAATTGAAGATTTAGTTAAAATTTCTGTTGAAGTAGATATTGCTTCTGAATTTAGATATAGAGATCCGTTAGTTAGTGAAGATACTTTAGTAATTGTAGTAAGTCAGTCAGGGGAAACAGCTGATACTTTAGCTGCTGTGCGTGAAGCTCAAGATAAAGGGGCTAGAGTTTTGGCTATTAGTAATGTAGTAGGAAGTACAATACCACGTGAAGCAGATGATGTTATTTATATTCATGCTGGCCCGGAAATTGCTGTTGCTTCAACTAAAGCGTATATTAATATGTTAATGGTTTTCTATTTATTATCAATACATTTAGCTCAGATTAAAGAAAGTATTTCGCAAGAAAAGGCTACTGATCTGATTGCTAGTCTGAAGAATATTCCTAATCAGGTGGCTCAGATTATTAAAGATAGTGAAAAGGTATTTGAGGAATTTGCTAGTGAATATGCAAAACATGAAAATGCTTTCTTTATTGGTAGAGGGCTTGATTATGCTGTAGCTTTAGAGGGAGCTTTAAAGTTAAAAGAAATTTCTTATTTACATGCTGAGTCTTACCCTGCTGGAGAATTAAAACATGGGACCTTAGCATTAATTGAAGATAATGTACCAGTAGTAGCTTTGGCTACTCAGAAATCAGTTTTAGATAAAACATTAAGCAATATTCAAGAGGTTCAAGCACGGGGGGCATCAGTTACTGGTGTAGTTTTAAATAAAAAAGAGGAAGTGGTGGATGCTTTAGATCATGTAATTGAGATTCCAGAAACTGAAGAAGTATTGACTTCAATTTTAACTGTAGTGCCACTTCAGCTTTTAGCTTATTATGTAGCAGTAGAGAAAGGCTGTGATGTAGATCAGCCGCGTAATTTAGCTAAAAGTGTAACAGTAGAATAG
- the acpS gene encoding holo-ACP synthase — translation MVKGIGVDIIEVSRIKDSWQEYQDRFLERVYTADEIDYCLQKSSPEVHLAVRFAAKEAVVKALGTGLRGMKWTEIEVFNNQFGKPIIKLHNQARTLAEQLKVKEVLISLSHTKKQAVAYAMALAE, via the coding sequence ATGGTTAAAGGTATAGGCGTGGATATAATTGAAGTAAGTAGAATTAAAGATAGTTGGCAAGAATATCAAGATCGTTTTTTGGAACGAGTATATACTGCTGATGAAATTGATTACTGTCTACAAAAGAGTAGTCCTGAGGTTCACTTAGCTGTTCGTTTTGCTGCTAAAGAAGCAGTGGTTAAAGCATTAGGCACAGGATTAAGAGGAATGAAATGGACTGAGATTGAAGTCTTTAATAATCAGTTTGGGAAACCGATAATTAAATTACATAATCAGGCCCGAACTTTGGCGGAGCAGCTAAAGGTTAAAGAAGTATTAATTAGTCTTTCTCATACTAAAAAGCAAGCTGTTGCTTATGCAATGGCTTTAGCTGAATGA
- a CDS encoding NAD(P)H-hydrate dehydratase yields the protein MKVATAQQMQQIDRRTIEKLGIPGVVLMENAGQAVVDTVFELLDYNLESQVVILAGGGNNGGDGFVIARLLNNLGIGVKVFLLGKSEKVSGDAEVNLNVLKSLDFEIIELEIEDDLQYVMQELKRSDLIVDGLLGTGIKGELRGLVPDLIDLINSTDYPVLSIDIPSGLDADTGYPHGKAVKADVTVTFALPKLGLVVYPGCEYTGKLEIADISIPKEAVETQQIKSEWVTADLARQMLPKRKSFSHKGSFGRAVVVAGSKGMTGAAKLSSLAVLKSGAGITTLGVPKSLHSILEEKLTEVMTKPLSETRESCLSLNSFPEIKALGEEADVMAVGPGVSQSTEITYILHDIITDIEIPLVIDADGINVIRELELLKDREAPTVLTPHPGEMARLINKSVDEIEADRIGVASKWATYLGVTIVLKGASTVIATADGKVYVNSTGNSGLSTAGSGDVLTGIITGLMAQGLAGAKASALGVFLHGLTADLALEEETTYTLLAGDLINNLAKAFKTLEGDKRWKLKR from the coding sequence TTGAAGGTAGCTACTGCTCAGCAGATGCAGCAGATAGATAGACGAACAATAGAAAAATTAGGAATTCCTGGTGTAGTGCTGATGGAGAACGCTGGTCAAGCGGTTGTTGATACTGTTTTTGAATTACTGGATTATAATTTAGAATCACAGGTAGTTATTTTAGCTGGAGGCGGAAATAACGGCGGTGACGGTTTTGTAATTGCCCGTTTGCTGAATAATCTGGGAATTGGAGTTAAAGTTTTTTTACTAGGTAAGAGTGAAAAAGTAAGCGGAGATGCTGAAGTAAATCTTAATGTTTTAAAAAGTTTAGATTTTGAAATAATTGAATTAGAGATTGAAGATGATCTACAATACGTAATGCAGGAGTTAAAGAGATCAGATTTAATAGTAGATGGTCTATTGGGAACAGGAATTAAAGGAGAATTAAGAGGATTAGTACCAGATTTAATTGATTTAATCAATAGTACTGATTATCCTGTTTTGTCTATTGATATTCCTTCTGGTTTAGACGCTGATACAGGTTACCCACACGGAAAAGCAGTTAAAGCAGATGTTACAGTCACTTTTGCCCTGCCGAAATTAGGATTGGTAGTTTATCCTGGGTGTGAATATACTGGAAAGCTGGAGATAGCAGATATTAGTATACCAAAAGAAGCAGTAGAGACACAACAGATAAAAAGCGAATGGGTGACTGCTGATCTAGCCCGTCAGATGTTACCTAAGAGGAAGAGCTTTAGTCATAAAGGTAGTTTTGGTCGAGCAGTAGTAGTTGCAGGTTCTAAAGGGATGACTGGAGCTGCTAAATTAAGTAGTTTGGCTGTGCTAAAGAGTGGGGCTGGAATTACAACTTTAGGTGTGCCTAAAAGTTTACATTCAATTCTAGAGGAGAAGCTTACGGAGGTAATGACTAAACCGCTGTCGGAAACTCGAGAGAGTTGTCTAAGCTTAAATTCATTTCCAGAGATTAAAGCATTAGGTGAAGAAGCTGATGTAATGGCAGTTGGACCTGGTGTTTCCCAGAGTACAGAAATAACCTACATTCTACATGATATTATAACAGATATAGAAATTCCTTTAGTTATAGATGCTGATGGTATAAATGTAATTAGAGAGCTAGAATTATTAAAAGATCGAGAGGCTCCAACAGTATTGACGCCACATCCTGGAGAAATGGCTAGATTAATTAATAAGTCAGTTGATGAAATTGAAGCAGATAGAATAGGCGTTGCAAGTAAGTGGGCTACATATTTAGGAGTAACTATTGTGTTAAAAGGAGCTTCAACAGTTATAGCAACTGCTGATGGAAAGGTTTATGTTAATTCTACTGGTAATTCTGGTTTATCTACTGCAGGAAGTGGTGATGTTTTAACAGGGATAATTACTGGATTGATGGCCCAAGGATTAGCAGGAGCTAAAGCATCTGCTTTAGGGGTCTTTTTACATGGTCTAACAGCAGATTTAGCTTTAGAAGAAGAGACTACCTATACTTTATTAGCTGGAGATTTAATAAATAATTTAGCAAAAGCTTTCAAAACTTTAGAGGGGGATAAAAGATGGAAACTAAAGAGATAA
- a CDS encoding CBS domain-containing protein codes for METKEIMTKNVVTIHQDKTIKDVAEVLSEHKFSGLPVVNDEDEIVGVITERDLIARNKKLHFPNYIQVLDSIIYLESLSEFEDEFRKMIGAKVKDVMTKEVISVDIDTTVDKIVEIMVDNNINRVPVISNDKLVGVVSRADIVKILAQ; via the coding sequence ATGGAAACTAAAGAGATAATGACTAAGAATGTAGTGACTATTCATCAAGATAAGACAATTAAGGATGTAGCTGAAGTTTTATCAGAGCATAAGTTTAGTGGATTACCAGTAGTAAATGATGAAGATGAAATAGTAGGTGTTATTACTGAAAGAGACTTAATTGCAAGAAATAAAAAGTTACATTTCCCTAATTATATTCAGGTGTTAGATAGTATTATTTATTTAGAAAGTTTAAGTGAATTTGAAGATGAATTTAGAAAGATGATTGGAGCTAAGGTTAAAGATGTTATGACTAAAGAAGTTATCTCTGTTGATATAGATACAACAGTAGATAAAATTGTTGAGATTATGGTTGATAATAATATTAATCGAGTGCCAGTAATCAGTAATGACAAATTAGTGGGGGTTGTCAGTCGAGCAGATATAGTTAAAATATTAGCTCAATAA
- the elbB gene encoding isoprenoid biosynthesis glyoxalase ElbB: MAKIGVLLSGCGVEDGSEIHESVLTMLHLDKNGQEIIPIAPNILQSQVIDHLAGKEMERENRDVLVEAARIARGDIKTISEINIDRLDALILPGGAGAIKNLTNYALMPEKCKINEQTRQLIIEMIDSKQPVGAICISPLVVARALANTDYQPELTVGSKCEPAKYIEEELNAVHVEAEVDEVIVDEELKIITTPAYMLADSIGEVEKGIAKLVSKVVDLI; encoded by the coding sequence ATGGCTAAGATAGGAGTCTTATTGAGTGGTTGTGGTGTTGAAGATGGTTCTGAGATTCACGAATCAGTTTTGACTATGCTACATTTAGATAAAAATGGACAGGAGATTATTCCAATTGCACCTAATATATTGCAATCACAGGTTATAGACCATCTAGCAGGTAAGGAAATGGAACGAGAAAATAGAGATGTACTTGTAGAAGCAGCTCGAATTGCTCGAGGAGATATTAAAACAATTAGTGAGATAAATATTGATAGATTAGATGCTTTAATTTTGCCTGGAGGGGCAGGAGCGATTAAAAACTTGACTAATTATGCTTTGATGCCTGAAAAATGTAAGATAAATGAACAGACACGACAGTTAATAATAGAAATGATTGACAGTAAACAGCCGGTTGGTGCTATTTGTATATCTCCTTTGGTGGTTGCTCGTGCTTTAGCTAATACTGATTACCAGCCTGAGTTAACTGTAGGGAGTAAATGTGAACCAGCTAAATATATTGAAGAAGAATTAAATGCTGTTCATGTAGAAGCTGAAGTAGATGAAGTAATAGTTGATGAAGAATTAAAGATTATTACTACTCCAGCCTATATGTTAGCAGACTCAATTGGAGAAGTAGAAAAAGGTATAGCTAAGCTAGTATCTAAAGTAGTTGATTTGATTTAG
- a CDS encoding IGHMBP2 family helicase — translation MINVVVENLPQYVGPGDIVGAFTNEVQMDGNKIGKIDFINDKALVEVEDEIADKVVEVMDQNQVSGIKVNVYIDDGIRQKMDKISSYVSKFKRLVQMEREAEMRKHELEIKNLSGYEREEKGRAILHLRGRDQGDGFGGKKLVKFMRQRRGEELPDTEISVGDLVMLSKNQPLRDDNPTGTVAEKTRYSITVVFDEDPAGFVYGKGLRADLYVNDITFQRMLDAISEIEDAEGRLAKLRNKFLGLEDIEFADEDHDIEFENENLNEPQQEAVKQAMAAEDFFLVYGPPGTGKTMTSIEIIKQAIAPQKDILTTADSNTAVDNLVERLVRDGVNVVRVGHPVRVTPVLREHTLDYLIEDHPKYQQSLELRQEAEELLDKQDDLTHPSGRWRRGMSNQQIIENAKKDSGSRGVPVTKIKEMAEWLKLQEKIDDLFNKMDQLEAEAINDLLSKADVVCTTNSTAGSEVLDDFSADLLVVDEATQATEPAVLIPLTKAQRVVLAGDHKQLPPTILSEKAKQQGLNHTLFERLVDMYGEEIRQMLTVQYRMNNLIMNFSNREFYDGLLESAEGVGEHTLADLDLSTPDGTRPAEKALVFDKPVIFFDTKGMTAPERSKSDSTSIENPIEADLVIEIIEEAKQLDLAEENIAVITPYKDQVELINNKLDLEGIEVNTVDGFQGREKELVILSFVRSNEYGNIGFLRDLRRLNVSLTRAKRKLIMVGDTSTITSNEVYQRLINYVKEKGYYYTL, via the coding sequence TTGATTAATGTTGTAGTTGAAAATCTACCTCAATATGTAGGACCTGGTGATATTGTAGGGGCTTTTACCAATGAAGTTCAAATGGATGGGAATAAGATTGGTAAGATAGATTTTATTAATGATAAAGCTTTAGTTGAAGTTGAAGATGAAATAGCAGATAAAGTAGTTGAAGTGATGGATCAAAATCAGGTTTCTGGAATTAAGGTTAATGTTTATATTGATGATGGTATAAGACAAAAAATGGATAAAATCAGCAGTTATGTATCTAAGTTTAAGCGATTAGTACAGATGGAACGAGAAGCTGAAATGAGAAAGCATGAGTTAGAGATAAAGAATTTAAGTGGTTATGAAAGAGAAGAAAAAGGACGAGCTATTTTACATCTGCGCGGACGTGACCAAGGAGATGGTTTCGGAGGTAAGAAGTTAGTTAAGTTTATGCGTCAGCGAAGAGGAGAAGAGTTACCTGATACTGAAATAAGTGTTGGTGACTTAGTAATGTTAAGTAAGAATCAACCACTTAGAGATGATAATCCTACTGGAACAGTAGCTGAGAAAACTAGATATTCGATTACTGTTGTTTTTGATGAAGATCCTGCTGGATTTGTATATGGTAAAGGATTAAGAGCGGATTTATATGTAAATGATATTACTTTTCAGCGGATGTTAGATGCTATTTCGGAAATAGAAGATGCTGAAGGTAGATTGGCTAAGCTACGGAATAAATTTTTAGGTTTAGAGGATATAGAGTTTGCGGATGAAGATCATGATATAGAATTTGAGAATGAAAATTTGAATGAACCACAGCAAGAAGCAGTAAAACAGGCTATGGCAGCAGAAGATTTCTTTTTAGTTTACGGACCTCCCGGTACCGGTAAAACAATGACTTCAATTGAAATTATTAAACAAGCAATTGCTCCCCAGAAGGATATTCTTACAACAGCTGATTCCAATACTGCTGTAGACAATTTAGTAGAAAGATTAGTTCGTGATGGCGTTAATGTAGTAAGAGTTGGCCATCCAGTGCGGGTAACTCCAGTATTAAGAGAACATACTCTAGATTATTTAATTGAGGATCATCCTAAATATCAACAATCACTTGAATTGCGTCAGGAAGCTGAAGAGCTTTTAGATAAACAGGATGACCTAACTCACCCTAGCGGTCGTTGGAGAAGGGGAATGAGTAATCAACAGATTATTGAGAATGCCAAAAAAGATTCTGGGTCTAGAGGAGTTCCAGTAACTAAGATAAAAGAGATGGCTGAGTGGTTAAAACTGCAGGAAAAGATTGATGATTTGTTTAATAAGATGGATCAGTTAGAAGCTGAAGCTATAAATGATTTATTATCTAAAGCTGATGTGGTTTGTACTACTAATTCTACTGCTGGGTCTGAAGTATTGGATGACTTTTCGGCTGATCTATTAGTTGTAGATGAGGCGACTCAGGCTACTGAACCGGCTGTTTTAATTCCTTTAACTAAAGCACAGCGGGTTGTTCTTGCAGGTGATCACAAACAGCTACCACCGACTATTCTTAGTGAAAAGGCTAAACAACAAGGGCTAAATCATACTTTGTTTGAGCGATTAGTTGATATGTATGGAGAAGAAATTAGGCAGATGCTTACAGTACAGTATCGAATGAATAACTTAATTATGAACTTTTCTAATCGTGAATTTTATGATGGTCTATTAGAGAGTGCTGAAGGTGTTGGTGAACATACATTGGCTGACTTAGATCTTTCAACTCCTGATGGCACTAGACCAGCAGAAAAGGCTTTAGTGTTTGACAAACCTGTTATTTTCTTTGATACTAAAGGTATGACTGCTCCTGAGCGTTCAAAGAGTGATTCTACTTCAATTGAGAATCCAATTGAAGCTGATTTAGTAATTGAAATAATTGAAGAGGCTAAGCAGCTTGATCTTGCAGAGGAGAATATAGCAGTGATCACTCCTTATAAGGATCAGGTGGAATTAATTAATAATAAATTAGATTTAGAAGGAATAGAAGTTAATACTGTAGATGGTTTCCAAGGACGAGAAAAAGAACTTGTGATTTTATCCTTTGTTCGGAGTAACGAGTACGGAAACATTGGATTTTTAAGAGATTTAAGAAGATTAAATGTCTCTTTGACTCGGGCTAAGCGTAAATTAATTATGGTTGGTGATACTTCAACGATTACTTCGAATGAAGTTTATCAGCGATTAATAAACTATGTAAAAGAAAAAGGATATTATTATACTTTATAA
- a CDS encoding CopG family ribbon-helix-helix protein — MTNLKRVMISLPDSLLEEVDGVAEKKDQNRSEFVRKAMKLYIAELRKEEIKKEMKQGYLEMGNINLELAEDNIKIENRDFSKYEANIAECE; from the coding sequence TTGACTAATCTAAAGAGGGTAATGATTAGTTTACCAGATAGTTTATTAGAAGAGGTGGACGGGGTTGCAGAAAAAAAAGATCAGAATCGTAGTGAATTTGTACGGAAAGCTATGAAACTTTATATTGCTGAACTACGCAAGGAAGAAATTAAAAAAGAGATGAAACAAGGTTATTTGGAGATGGGGAATATTAATTTAGAATTGGCAGAAGATAATATAAAGATAGAAAATAGAGATTTTTCAAAGTATGAAGCCAATATTGCGGAGTGTGAATAG
- a CDS encoding type II toxin-antitoxin system PemK/MazF family toxin — protein MAIKRGDVFYADLNPVVGSEQGGIRPVLVIQNDIGNKYSPTVIVAAITSKIKKGKLPTHVEIDSDKYNLKKDSVILLEQIRTIDKKRLRRQVTHLNEKIVKDVNEALEISVGLIDL, from the coding sequence GTGGCTATTAAACGAGGCGATGTGTTTTATGCGGATTTAAATCCGGTAGTTGGTTCTGAGCAGGGAGGAATTAGACCGGTATTAGTAATTCAGAATGATATAGGAAATAAGTATAGTCCTACTGTAATTGTAGCGGCTATTACTTCTAAAATTAAGAAAGGAAAGCTCCCTACTCATGTGGAGATAGACTCGGATAAGTATAATTTAAAAAAAGATTCAGTAATTCTTTTAGAACAGATTAGAACTATTGATAAAAAGCGTTTACGTAGACAGGTTACTCATTTAAATGAAAAAATAGTCAAAGATGTTAATGAAGCTTTAGAAATTAGCGTTGGTTTAATAGATTTATAA
- a CDS encoding M20 metallopeptidase family protein has protein sequence MKSKIKQAIFGLESDLIAWRRSIHREPELGFEEYKTAEKIVGVLKGTDLNLQTEVAQTGIVADLHIGDDLPTLALRADMDALPIQEQTEVEYVSQNEGVMHACGHDGHVAILLGTAIILDHFRDELDVNVRFIFQPAEEGPGGAKPMIEEGVLKEVDEIIGLHLNTDQLIGEMELKSGAFSAAADQIELIVKGDGGHGAAPHQAVDAIVVAAEIITALQTIVSRKVDPHQSVVLSMGKIEGGYRHNVIADYVKITGTVRSTDPDIRKELPDKIEQTIKGITKGHGANYELDYKWGYPVMINDSELVAKLEKDFRDIPEIERIERVDNPSMGAEDFAYYCQEVPGAFYRLGAGKFPDHVYPGHHPKFDFDEAALKLGVITFVKAVLNYSDNKGEDLTDIE, from the coding sequence ATGAAAAGTAAAATTAAGCAAGCTATTTTTGGTTTAGAATCTGATTTGATTGCTTGGCGGCGGTCTATTCATCGTGAACCGGAATTAGGTTTTGAGGAATATAAAACAGCTGAGAAGATAGTTGGAGTATTAAAAGGTACTGACCTAAATTTACAGACTGAAGTAGCCCAAACAGGAATAGTAGCTGATTTGCATATAGGAGATGACTTACCAACGCTAGCATTACGAGCTGACATGGATGCATTACCAATTCAAGAACAGACTGAGGTAGAATATGTATCTCAAAATGAGGGAGTGATGCATGCTTGTGGGCATGATGGGCATGTAGCTATTTTATTAGGGACAGCTATTATTTTAGATCACTTTCGAGATGAATTAGATGTGAATGTACGCTTTATTTTTCAACCAGCTGAAGAAGGACCGGGTGGCGCTAAGCCAATGATTGAAGAAGGAGTTTTAAAAGAGGTTGATGAAATTATTGGTCTGCATTTAAATACTGACCAACTTATCGGTGAGATGGAGCTTAAAAGTGGTGCCTTTTCAGCAGCGGCTGATCAAATAGAATTAATAGTAAAAGGAGATGGAGGTCATGGTGCTGCCCCACATCAAGCAGTAGATGCTATAGTGGTAGCAGCAGAAATAATAACTGCTCTTCAGACTATAGTTAGTAGAAAGGTGGATCCCCATCAATCGGTAGTTTTATCGATGGGCAAGATTGAAGGTGGTTATCGCCATAATGTAATTGCTGATTACGTGAAGATTACTGGAACTGTGAGAAGTACAGATCCAGATATTAGAAAAGAATTACCGGACAAGATTGAACAGACTATAAAAGGTATTACTAAAGGACATGGAGCCAATTATGAATTAGATTATAAGTGGGGCTATCCAGTAATGATTAATGATAGTGAATTGGTTGCAAAATTGGAGAAGGATTTTAGGGATATACCGGAAATTGAAAGAATTGAAAGAGTAGATAATCCTTCAATGGGAGCAGAAGATTTTGCTTATTATTGTCAAGAAGTGCCTGGAGCTTTTTACCGATTAGGAGCAGGAAAATTTCCTGATCATGTTTATCCTGGCCATCACCCTAAATTTGATTTTGATGAAGCAGCATTAAAATTAGGAGTTATTACTTTTGTTAAAGCTGTACTAAATTATTCCGATAATAAAGGAGAAGATTTGACTGATATAGAATAA